The Ferviditalea candida genome includes the window AGCTGGCGGTCTGCGCCATCCATAATATTCCCGTGAAGATTGTCATTATCAACAACCAGGTGCTCGGAATGGTCCGCCAATGGCAGGAAATTATTTATGACAACCGCCTGAGCCATATCGATCTCGCCGGAAGCCCGGATTTTGTAAAGCTTGCGGAAGCATACGGGGTCAAGGGCCTGCGGGCGACGAACAAGGAAGAAGCGCGCAAGGCCTGGCAGGAGGCATTGAATACCCCGGGACCGGTCGTCATCGATTTCGTGGTCCGCAAGGACGAGAATGTATTCCCGATGGTTCAGGCAGGGACGACACTTGACGAAATGTTATTGGGGGATTACGAATGAGTGCAAACAAACACACGATATCCGTGCTTGTCAACAATCAACCCGGGGTTCTTCAGAGGGTGTCCGGCCTGTTCGGCCGCCGCGGCTTCAATATCGACAGCATCACGGTGGGCGCCTCTGAGGAACCGGGCTTGTCCCGGATGATTATTGTCACCACCGGCGATGAAAATACACTGGAGCAAATTTCCAAGCAGCTGTACAAGCTGATTGACGTCATCAAGGTGAACGATCTCAGCTCCAATCCGATGGTCGCCCGCGAGCTCGCGCTGATTCAAATCAACGCCGAGCCCAAAGTCCGTCCGGAAATTTTGGGAGTCGTAGAAACGTTCCGCGCCTCCGTGGTTGATATCGGCCCGACGACGATGATCGTGCAGGTGGTCGGCGACTCCGACAAAATCGAAGCCATGGTTGAACTGCTGAAGCCTTACGGCATTCGCGAGCTCTCCAGAACCGGAGTAACGGCGATGATCC containing:
- the ilvN gene encoding acetolactate synthase small subunit, with amino-acid sequence MSANKHTISVLVNNQPGVLQRVSGLFGRRGFNIDSITVGASEEPGLSRMIIVTTGDENTLEQISKQLYKLIDVIKVNDLSSNPMVARELALIQINAEPKVRPEILGVVETFRASVVDIGPTTMIVQVVGDSDKIEAMVELLKPYGIRELSRTGVTAMIRGIVK